A genomic segment from Psychrobacillus sp. FSL K6-2836 encodes:
- a CDS encoding NUDIX domain-containing protein — MQFHIRVRAAAIIIENNKILLTVYNDPIRGIVYDLPAGGTEPKESITDAVKREAKEEACIDVEVGPLAFVYEYTPHLNLEKFGKIHTLVMMFECKIINHTTPKLPENPDSNQIEVKWLPISELQNVEMYANMSPYLQDYSINRRNIDLIEEHKLNHPIR, encoded by the coding sequence ATGCAGTTTCATATCAGAGTAAGAGCAGCTGCAATTATTATAGAAAATAATAAAATATTATTAACGGTATATAATGATCCGATAAGAGGTATCGTCTATGATTTACCTGCTGGTGGAACAGAACCAAAAGAATCTATTACTGATGCTGTTAAAAGAGAAGCCAAGGAAGAAGCTTGTATAGATGTAGAAGTAGGTCCTTTAGCCTTTGTTTATGAATATACACCACATCTTAATCTTGAAAAGTTTGGGAAGATCCATACATTAGTTATGATGTTTGAATGCAAAATAATAAATCACACCACACCAAAATTGCCAGAAAACCCAGATTCGAATCAAATAGAAGTTAAATGGCTACCAATATCTGAGTTACAAAATGTTGAAATGTATGCCAATATGAGTCCCTATTTACAGGATTATTCCATTAACCGAAGGAACATAGACTTGATAGAAGAACATAAACTAAATCACCCCATTAGGTGA
- a CDS encoding DUF3953 domain-containing protein, with protein MLNRLRIPLLICAVVFGFLDLITPLEFIPFMMLSLGTSMFLSGLDEFKKDKKAKYGYIFITISIILILVALIKLFT; from the coding sequence ATGCTAAACAGATTAAGAATACCGTTATTAATATGTGCTGTAGTTTTTGGGTTTTTAGATTTAATAACTCCGCTTGAGTTTATACCATTTATGATGTTGTCATTAGGTACTTCGATGTTTCTGTCAGGATTAGATGAATTTAAAAAAGACAAAAAAGCAAAATATGGTTATATATTCATAACTATTTCTATAATTCTAATTTTGGTTGCTTTAATTAAATTATTTACATAA
- a CDS encoding alpha/beta fold hydrolase translates to MGDQVQYQERVIDTLIDDKGRTLEYSIVGTGIPILVFHGGHSNCYEEFGYEELLKQGYSIITPSRSGYGNTDPLLGSDFQTACHAYLTLLNKLNIESVHVIAISAGGPSGLFFASRYPERVRSLTLQSAVSKQWLTSKDMEYKAAQILFRPSVEKYTWRLIRNLSNRFPKFMFKQMASSFSKLPYTQVANLINKQDIDKFRQMNNRQRSGHGFMIDLIQTGQITKTDLQSIKCPTLILHSKNDSAASIDHAYHAQHNITNSKLCILESWGHLIWIGKASEKMQDELIKFLIKY, encoded by the coding sequence ATGGGGGATCAGGTTCAATATCAAGAAAGAGTAATTGACACCTTGATTGATGATAAAGGAAGAACATTAGAATATTCAATTGTAGGAACAGGAATACCAATTCTTGTTTTTCATGGCGGACATTCAAACTGCTACGAGGAATTTGGATATGAAGAACTTTTGAAACAAGGATATTCTATTATAACACCTTCAAGATCAGGATATGGCAACACAGATCCTCTTCTTGGGAGTGATTTTCAAACAGCCTGCCATGCTTATCTAACGTTATTGAATAAGTTGAATATCGAAAGTGTTCATGTAATTGCTATTTCGGCTGGAGGACCAAGTGGACTCTTTTTTGCATCACGGTATCCAGAAAGAGTAAGAAGTCTTACATTGCAATCAGCAGTATCAAAACAGTGGCTTACCTCTAAAGACATGGAATATAAAGCAGCTCAAATTTTGTTTCGTCCTTCCGTAGAAAAATATACATGGAGGTTGATTAGAAACTTAAGTAACCGGTTTCCAAAATTTATGTTTAAACAAATGGCCTCTTCGTTTAGCAAACTACCCTATACTCAAGTCGCCAATCTAATAAACAAACAAGACATTGATAAATTCCGTCAGATGAATAACAGACAACGCTCTGGACATGGATTTATGATCGATCTTATTCAAACAGGGCAAATAACCAAAACTGATCTTCAATCAATAAAGTGTCCTACTTTGATCTTACATAGTAAAAATGACAGTGCTGCCTCTATTGATCATGCGTACCATGCTCAACATAACATCACTAATTCGAAGCTTTGTATTCTTGAAAGTTGGGGACACTTAATCTGGATCGGAAAAGCTTCTGAAAAGATGCAAGATGAATTGATAAAATTTCTGATTAAATATTAA
- a CDS encoding VOC family protein → MTQSLLKGIEGVFIPVKDPKLSANWYEEILGFKLLYMEEDAAVMKITEQSQTVVCLVKTLDHQPMKFPKNNFGVGKYYNFIPQNIEETHKFLIEQNVKVNHITGEGNTKFFTFYDPDGNPLGVCQ, encoded by the coding sequence ATGACCCAATCACTCTTAAAGGGTATCGAAGGAGTATTTATTCCAGTAAAAGACCCTAAGTTATCTGCTAATTGGTATGAAGAAATACTTGGTTTTAAACTTCTTTACATGGAGGAAGATGCTGCTGTAATGAAGATTACAGAACAGTCTCAAACAGTAGTATGTCTTGTAAAAACCCTCGATCATCAACCAATGAAATTTCCAAAAAATAATTTTGGTGTAGGAAAATATTATAATTTTATTCCTCAAAATATAGAGGAAACCCACAAGTTTTTAATTGAACAGAATGTTAAGGTAAATCACATTACTGGGGAAGGGAATACTAAATTTTTCACTTTCTATGACCCAGATGGTAATCCATTAGGGGTTTGCCAATAA
- a CDS encoding GNAT family N-acetyltransferase, producing the protein MKVEKIYGDLPILETERLILRKVTLEDIEDMHLYGSDEEVSKYVTWNTHETISDTKDFVEFVLSKYKNKQVSPWGIECKENGKFIGTIDFVWWDPNHRTAEIGYVLSKDYWGKGLTTEVAKEIIKFGFEEMDLVRIQARCDVENTGSARVMEKAGMAFEGIIRKGILVKGKHRDLKMYSILKEEF; encoded by the coding sequence ATGAAGGTTGAAAAAATATATGGTGATCTACCTATCTTAGAAACAGAACGCCTTATTCTTAGAAAAGTCACTTTAGAAGATATTGAAGATATGCATCTATACGGTTCAGATGAAGAAGTATCTAAGTATGTAACTTGGAATACCCATGAAACGATATCTGATACAAAAGATTTTGTTGAATTTGTATTGAGCAAATATAAAAACAAGCAGGTTTCACCTTGGGGAATTGAATGCAAGGAAAATGGAAAATTTATCGGAACTATCGATTTTGTTTGGTGGGATCCAAATCATAGAACCGCTGAAATCGGATATGTTCTTTCTAAAGACTACTGGGGAAAAGGTTTAACTACTGAAGTAGCAAAGGAAATCATAAAATTCGGTTTTGAAGAAATGGATTTAGTTCGTATTCAAGCAAGGTGTGATGTAGAAAATACTGGTTCAGCAAGAGTAATGGAAAAAGCCGGAATGGCTTTTGAAGGGATAATTAGAAAAGGTATATTGGTGAAAGGGAAACATCGAGATTTAAAAATGTACTCTATCTTAAAAGAAGAGTTTTAA
- a CDS encoding methyltransferase gives MEEYYWDTQLEYLKRTRDLYYNDDYLEFLVNSVWKFSKPVHIIDFGCGYGYLGLKLLPLLPKGSKYTGIDKGQQLINKAIEYFRGLPYESEFFVADTNEIVLESKYDIAVCHAFLLHMSEPQKMLQRMVNSIVNNGKIICFEPHWISGMSSYELGGYEQSHIVPLGILQKLFEESKNKTGNDGNIGAKVPKYLSELGVKNIECRVSDKVNFLYPDDNQQDKKTLFYSLKEDGVGGEPINKDQFIESLTKRGVTFKEAQEQFEAELLFSQVFNMDSSLIYAPSMKITFGDIKKC, from the coding sequence ATGGAGGAGTATTATTGGGATACCCAACTGGAATACCTCAAAAGAACGAGAGATTTATATTATAACGATGACTATTTAGAGTTTTTAGTGAATAGTGTTTGGAAGTTTTCCAAACCAGTACATATTATTGATTTTGGTTGTGGATATGGGTATTTAGGACTTAAATTATTACCTCTATTACCGAAAGGCTCTAAATATACAGGGATAGATAAAGGCCAACAACTTATTAATAAGGCGATAGAATATTTTCGTGGTCTTCCGTATGAATCCGAATTCTTTGTAGCAGATACCAATGAGATTGTATTAGAGAGTAAGTACGACATTGCTGTTTGCCATGCGTTTTTATTACACATGTCCGAACCCCAAAAAATGCTTCAAAGAATGGTAAATTCTATTGTTAACAATGGAAAAATAATTTGTTTTGAACCACATTGGATTTCAGGTATGTCATCATATGAACTTGGAGGATATGAACAATCACATATTGTTCCACTTGGTATTCTGCAGAAATTATTCGAAGAGAGCAAAAATAAAACTGGAAATGATGGGAATATTGGAGCAAAAGTACCTAAATATCTATCTGAATTGGGAGTGAAGAACATTGAGTGCAGAGTAAGTGATAAAGTTAACTTCCTCTACCCAGATGATAATCAACAAGATAAGAAAACATTGTTTTATTCGCTTAAAGAAGATGGAGTAGGTGGAGAACCTATAAATAAGGATCAGTTTATTGAAAGTTTGACGAAACGAGGTGTTACATTTAAGGAAGCGCAGGAACAATTTGAGGCTGAACTACTGTTTTCACAAGTATTTAACATGGATTCCTCTTTAATATACGCACCCAGCATGAAGATTACTTTTGGAGATATAAAAAAGTGTTAA
- a CDS encoding GyrI-like domain-containing protein, translating into MINKVFRGDMVDCKKVKKIFRVTGIKGNGAFANFGIEVPNLAQQFLARLDEIDDHSATEIALFEPKKDDNHLDGHYYVGVIVKEIKKEVPVGMDYIETGLDYVTTRGKINDLNKLHNNLLKWANEQGYKRNLESYIVETYHPMENSEEEVEIYLPINN; encoded by the coding sequence GTGATTAATAAAGTATTTAGGGGTGATATGGTGGATTGCAAAAAGGTTAAGAAAATTTTTAGAGTTACAGGTATAAAAGGCAATGGAGCTTTTGCTAATTTTGGTATTGAAGTTCCAAATCTTGCCCAACAATTTTTAGCTCGTTTAGATGAAATTGATGATCATTCGGCTACAGAAATAGCTCTTTTTGAACCTAAAAAGGATGATAACCATTTGGATGGTCACTATTACGTGGGAGTAATTGTTAAAGAGATTAAGAAAGAAGTTCCGGTGGGGATGGATTATATCGAAACTGGATTAGATTATGTTACGACTAGAGGGAAAATAAATGATCTCAATAAGCTACATAATAATTTATTGAAATGGGCAAATGAACAGGGGTATAAAAGGAATTTAGAATCCTATATCGTTGAGACTTATCATCCTATGGAAAATAGTGAGGAAGAGGTTGAAATATATTTACCAATCAATAATTAA
- a CDS encoding ABC transporter permease subunit, whose product MNISLFNQMVKLNMKNFLSFGFGSALYVVLMTSLYPLFAENAEAINELIRIIPETLKNALGFDSLTSYGGFISAEYFGLFFPIILGVFSVMTATQLLAHLVDKGSMAYLLSTKVSRTQIAFTQALVLISGLLFIVLLTFLGGIIAGEMLIDSQTSLEFNTFFQICLVGFLLFFVVGGYSFLVSSLCNDEKKSLGIAAALTFIFYGLDMAGKISLDFEWLRNITPFSLYNPSEIANGDAEIFIPSLILLGIGFFTFSTAVVVFKRRNLPL is encoded by the coding sequence ATGAATATTTCTTTATTCAATCAAATGGTAAAACTAAATATGAAAAACTTTCTTAGTTTTGGGTTTGGTTCGGCCCTCTATGTAGTTTTAATGACTTCTTTATATCCGCTGTTTGCAGAAAATGCAGAGGCAATTAACGAATTAATAAGAATAATCCCTGAAACACTGAAAAACGCGCTTGGCTTTGATTCTCTTACTAGTTATGGTGGATTTATTTCTGCTGAATATTTCGGTCTGTTTTTCCCTATTATTTTAGGTGTTTTTAGTGTAATGACAGCAACTCAATTGTTAGCACATCTCGTTGATAAGGGATCTATGGCTTATTTACTTTCTACTAAGGTTTCTCGTACTCAAATAGCTTTTACTCAAGCATTAGTCTTGATTAGCGGATTACTTTTTATAGTATTATTAACATTTTTAGGTGGTATCATTGCTGGAGAAATGTTAATTGATAGTCAAACCTCGCTTGAATTTAATACATTTTTCCAGATATGCTTGGTTGGATTCTTATTGTTTTTTGTTGTTGGTGGGTACTCTTTTCTAGTTTCATCTTTATGCAATGACGAAAAAAAGTCGCTTGGTATAGCTGCTGCTTTAACTTTTATTTTCTATGGATTAGACATGGCAGGAAAAATCAGCTTGGATTTTGAATGGCTAAGAAACATAACACCATTTTCATTATACAATCCTAGTGAAATAGCAAATGGTGATGCTGAGATATTCATTCCTTCACTTATTCTTTTAGGAATTGGATTTTTTACTTTTTCAACAGCAGTTGTCGTGTTTAAACGTCGTAATTTACCACTTTAA
- a CDS encoding VOC family protein, with the protein MSEKLLRVGTTYIPVTNVENSYEWYVNKLGAELSYKDEDKAILNFANHSIFLVKSKENQSSNFYDCYGVERFSITFEVNGLTALEAIHRDFTDKEIRVGEIENRGHSGRNFVFYDLDGNKFDVWSEISPIFKEKYLIKQ; encoded by the coding sequence ATGAGCGAAAAGTTGCTAAGGGTAGGAACTACTTATATTCCAGTAACTAATGTAGAAAATTCTTATGAATGGTATGTAAACAAATTGGGGGCAGAGTTAAGCTATAAAGACGAAGATAAAGCGATTCTTAATTTTGCAAACCATAGTATTTTTCTTGTTAAATCTAAAGAAAATCAAAGTTCTAACTTCTATGATTGTTATGGTGTAGAACGATTTTCTATAACATTTGAAGTTAATGGACTAACTGCATTAGAGGCAATACATAGAGATTTTACCGATAAAGAAATAAGAGTTGGAGAAATTGAAAACAGAGGACACTCTGGAAGGAACTTTGTTTTCTATGATTTAGATGGTAATAAATTTGATGTGTGGAGTGAAATAAGCCCGATTTTTAAAGAAAAATATCTTATCAAGCAATAG
- a CDS encoding ABC transporter ATP-binding protein: MIQIHGLTQQFSNGRGIFDVTFEVGKGEVFGFLGPNGAGKSTTIRHLMGYMKPKKGTAIIHGFNTWEQQEKAREKVGYLPGEISFMDGLNGLEFINLMAGMQGLKDNRMRNELIERLQFEPKTPIRKMSKGMKQKVGIVVTFMHNPEIYILDEPTSGLDPLMQKVFIDLVLEEKAKGKTFIMSSHSFAEIERTCDRAAIIKDGRIVTVKNINDLQYMQRKIYDITLENKNDVEKIKGSNLIIENTNDNVVRIVVQGDYNELIEELSKFNVINISIISQSLEDVFMNYYDTKEAVK, encoded by the coding sequence ATGATACAAATTCATGGTTTAACACAACAGTTTTCAAATGGAAGGGGAATATTTGATGTAACCTTCGAGGTAGGAAAAGGTGAGGTTTTTGGATTTTTAGGACCGAATGGTGCAGGAAAGTCCACTACGATTCGTCATTTGATGGGGTATATGAAGCCAAAAAAAGGAACTGCTATAATTCATGGGTTTAACACTTGGGAACAGCAAGAGAAAGCAAGAGAAAAAGTAGGCTATTTACCAGGAGAAATTTCTTTTATGGATGGATTGAACGGATTAGAATTTATTAATCTAATGGCAGGTATGCAAGGACTAAAGGACAATAGAATGCGTAATGAATTAATTGAACGACTTCAATTTGAGCCTAAAACACCAATTCGTAAAATGTCAAAAGGGATGAAACAGAAAGTAGGTATTGTTGTTACATTTATGCACAATCCTGAAATATATATATTAGATGAACCAACGTCAGGATTAGATCCTTTAATGCAAAAAGTCTTTATCGATCTTGTTTTAGAAGAAAAAGCAAAAGGGAAAACATTTATTATGTCTTCCCACAGTTTTGCAGAAATAGAGAGAACTTGCGATAGAGCTGCCATTATTAAGGATGGAAGAATTGTGACTGTTAAAAACATCAACGATCTTCAATATATGCAACGAAAAATCTATGATATTACTCTTGAGAATAAAAACGATGTAGAAAAAATTAAAGGATCTAATTTAATCATTGAAAACACTAATGACAATGTTGTTCGGATTGTGGTACAAGGTGATTACAATGAGCTAATTGAAGAATTATCTAAATTTAACGTTATAAATATAAGTATTATTAGTCAAAGCTTAGAAGATGTTTTTATGAACTACTATGATACGAAGGAGGCTGTAAAATGA
- a CDS encoding IS110 family transposase, producing MEVIIERACGMDVHKDSITACIITPKGKEIQTFSTKTVFLLQLIDWIKEHGCTHVAMESTGVFWKPIVNLLEAESIEFLVVNAQHMKAVPGRKTDVKDAEWIAKLLRHGLLKASFIPDRNQRELRELVRYRRSIIEERARQHNRIQKVLEGANIKLGSVVSDIMGVSSLDMLRAIADGENDPEKLASFARRSMKKKKSELELALRGYINPHQRLMLKTILVHIEFLTEQIELLNEEVATRLSSHQEDIERLDSIPGIATRMAEQILAEVGTDVEKQFPSSAHLCSWAGLVPGHNESAGKRKSTNMKKGNKYLKSALIEAAHSVRGSKTYLGALYRRTASRKGKKRAGISVAHAILRISYYLLTRKEMYVDLGEDYFDKQKEQSIVRYSVRRLENLGYNVTITEPNAS from the coding sequence ATGGAAGTAATCATTGAACGTGCTTGTGGGATGGATGTCCATAAGGATTCCATTACTGCTTGTATTATTACGCCAAAAGGAAAGGAGATTCAAACGTTCTCCACTAAAACTGTATTTCTATTACAGTTAATTGACTGGATTAAGGAGCATGGTTGTACTCACGTAGCAATGGAAAGCACAGGTGTATTTTGGAAGCCTATTGTTAACTTGCTTGAAGCCGAGAGCATTGAGTTTTTAGTAGTGAACGCTCAACATATGAAAGCAGTACCAGGTCGCAAGACCGATGTAAAGGATGCAGAATGGATTGCCAAACTTCTTCGTCATGGTCTACTTAAAGCAAGTTTTATTCCAGACCGAAATCAGCGGGAATTGCGAGAGTTAGTTCGTTACCGTCGAAGTATTATTGAAGAGCGTGCGAGACAACATAATCGGATTCAAAAGGTTTTAGAAGGAGCGAATATCAAACTCGGTTCCGTTGTCTCCGACATCATGGGTGTTTCGTCGCTTGATATGCTTCGTGCTATCGCCGATGGCGAAAATGATCCTGAGAAATTAGCCAGCTTTGCCCGCCGATCAATGAAGAAGAAAAAGAGTGAACTAGAACTAGCTCTTCGAGGGTATATCAATCCACATCAACGTCTCATGTTGAAAACCATTCTGGTCCATATAGAATTTCTAACTGAGCAGATTGAGCTATTAAACGAAGAGGTGGCTACTAGGTTATCATCCCATCAAGAAGATATAGAACGATTGGATTCCATTCCTGGCATCGCCACTCGAATGGCTGAACAAATCTTAGCCGAAGTCGGTACAGATGTGGAGAAGCAATTTCCCAGTTCAGCGCACTTATGTTCCTGGGCAGGATTAGTACCTGGACATAATGAAAGTGCGGGCAAGAGGAAATCAACCAACATGAAAAAAGGAAACAAGTACTTGAAATCGGCATTAATTGAAGCGGCTCATTCTGTTAGAGGATCCAAAACCTACTTGGGAGCCTTGTATAGGCGCACTGCATCAAGAAAGGGTAAAAAGCGTGCCGGGATATCAGTGGCTCATGCCATTTTAAGAATCAGCTATTATCTCCTAACTCGCAAAGAAATGTACGTAGACTTAGGGGAAGATTACTTTGACAAACAAAAAGAACAATCAATTGTACGATATTCTGTCCGAAGACTTGAAAACTTAGGTTACAACGTTACAATCACTGAACCAAATGCCTCCTAA
- a CDS encoding NUDIX hydrolase, which produces MYPKANTLGIILRNNKILLEELEGKHSKGIGIYYRPIGGTIELGEKSSETIIREYSEEISVDIKIKRYIGCLENIFRIDENVGHEITQIYLVEFTNQSLYHKESFKVVEGRKTTFTKWITLEEIIDGKKILFPNGLTDLLQKNI; this is translated from the coding sequence GTGTATCCAAAAGCAAATACATTAGGAATAATATTGAGAAATAATAAAATTCTTTTAGAAGAATTAGAAGGAAAGCATTCAAAGGGAATAGGTATATATTATCGACCAATTGGTGGAACAATTGAACTTGGTGAGAAGTCAAGTGAAACTATTATCAGAGAATACAGTGAAGAAATATCCGTGGATATAAAGATTAAACGCTATATTGGCTGTTTAGAAAATATCTTTAGAATAGACGAAAATGTAGGTCATGAAATAACTCAGATTTATTTGGTGGAATTTACAAACCAAAGTCTGTACCATAAAGAAAGTTTTAAGGTTGTGGAAGGAAGAAAAACTACATTCACAAAATGGATTACATTAGAAGAAATTATTGATGGTAAGAAGATACTCTTTCCCAACGGTTTAACTGATTTATTACAGAAAAATATTTAA
- a CDS encoding GNAT family N-acetyltransferase yields MANENDLSDLCKIRNNKDLFKQYLKQFARKEVYLIIAEQNAHIFGFGVLKLSGTLLPKLSDLYVKVDYRGNGIGSDLIRFRENIAKDLGFSEIFVSIDPVENPKMIKLINKHGYEAISDTYIKKATFYNDDGTTYDNTYTRIDFMKLLN; encoded by the coding sequence TTGGCAAATGAAAACGACTTATCGGATTTATGCAAAATTAGAAATAACAAAGATTTATTCAAGCAATATTTAAAGCAATTTGCAAGAAAGGAAGTATATTTGATAATCGCTGAACAAAATGCACATATATTTGGTTTTGGAGTTCTTAAATTAAGTGGGACTTTACTTCCCAAATTAAGCGACCTTTATGTAAAAGTGGATTACCGTGGTAATGGTATAGGTTCAGATTTAATAAGGTTTAGAGAAAATATTGCAAAGGATTTAGGTTTTTCTGAGATATTTGTTAGTATTGACCCAGTCGAAAATCCTAAAATGATAAAGTTAATTAACAAACACGGTTATGAAGCTATTTCAGACACATATATTAAAAAAGCAACTTTTTATAATGATGATGGTACGACTTATGATAATACCTATACAAGAATTGATTTTATGAAGTTGTTGAACTAA
- a CDS encoding RNA polymerase sigma factor gives MEKSSNINKKLVDETRKLRNEFEETVLVYSSDLWKYCKYITGSPWDGEDLYQETIIKSFGLLPQRWSDITDKKYYLFKIATNTWIDHCRKHKREIGTLDEAPEPYYDSSNHLLLEEILTSLESNLTIKETAAFLLMDIFQFSAEEVAGIVQSTSGGVYSSVQRARRKIASLDFSKAKSNIKINTQSHNVTIQAYLEAFNNGNLKSMLSLFSEHAQNEAFFGFQEFSKEEMCNGSLKFGLPGHIAKEVVLWDKPVIIVITNNNHGPKIHDIQIQEIENGKIVSHKSYFFRKEFILAAAEELGIKAQLVKPPVNWS, from the coding sequence ATGGAAAAAAGTAGTAACATTAACAAGAAACTTGTAGATGAAACTCGGAAATTAAGAAATGAATTTGAAGAAACAGTTTTAGTTTATTCATCAGACCTATGGAAATATTGTAAATATATTACTGGTTCTCCCTGGGATGGAGAAGATCTTTATCAAGAGACAATAATAAAGTCCTTTGGATTACTTCCACAACGTTGGAGCGATATTACGGACAAAAAATATTACCTTTTCAAAATTGCAACAAACACTTGGATTGACCATTGCAGAAAGCATAAACGTGAAATTGGAACTTTAGATGAGGCACCTGAGCCATATTATGATTCTTCTAACCACCTATTATTAGAAGAAATTCTGACTTCGTTGGAATCAAATTTAACCATCAAGGAAACAGCGGCTTTTCTACTAATGGATATTTTTCAATTCAGTGCAGAAGAAGTAGCTGGCATTGTACAGAGTACTTCAGGAGGTGTTTATTCTTCTGTGCAACGTGCAAGAAGAAAAATAGCTTCTTTGGATTTTTCGAAAGCGAAATCTAACATTAAAATAAATACTCAAAGTCATAACGTTACAATCCAAGCTTACTTAGAAGCCTTTAATAATGGAAATTTAAAAAGTATGTTAAGCTTATTTAGTGAACATGCACAAAATGAAGCGTTCTTTGGATTCCAGGAATTCTCTAAAGAGGAAATGTGCAATGGTTCTCTAAAATTTGGATTGCCTGGACATATTGCTAAAGAAGTAGTGCTTTGGGATAAACCAGTTATTATAGTCATAACTAATAATAATCATGGACCTAAAATTCATGACATACAAATACAAGAGATTGAAAATGGTAAGATAGTAAGCCATAAAAGCTATTTCTTTAGGAAAGAATTTATTTTAGCCGCAGCCGAAGAACTTGGAATTAAGGCACAGTTAGTAAAACCCCCAGTAAATTGGAGTTAA
- a CDS encoding CPBP family intramembrane glutamic endopeptidase — MEPVPRAIISATIKIVIWVIPVILLVKIMEKSKPFSYLQLHQNFRKGLKWTGWVSLALIFYFVINLIVLKNNIGFQIGFNGWLNTILLVGITEETVFRGFLLRKLMDSLRFWIANTITALLFVSIHFPIWFYKGLFEFPYILSSILTVFVLGIIFGVVYKKSNSLWSVIIIHSLYNLLVLLFY; from the coding sequence ATGGAACCCGTTCCAAGAGCTATAATTTCAGCCACTATTAAAATAGTTATTTGGGTCATTCCTGTTATTTTATTAGTTAAAATTATGGAAAAAAGTAAACCCTTTTCCTATTTACAGTTACATCAAAACTTTAGAAAAGGTCTAAAATGGACAGGTTGGGTATCATTAGCCTTGATATTCTATTTTGTAATAAATTTAATCGTTTTAAAAAATAATATCGGTTTTCAAATAGGATTTAACGGATGGCTTAATACTATTCTATTGGTTGGTATAACAGAGGAAACTGTCTTTAGAGGTTTTTTATTAAGAAAACTTATGGATTCTTTGAGATTCTGGATAGCAAATACAATTACAGCTTTACTCTTTGTATCGATTCATTTTCCTATTTGGTTTTATAAAGGTCTGTTTGAATTCCCTTATATTCTAAGTTCAATATTAACAGTTTTTGTGTTGGGTATTATATTTGGGGTTGTATATAAGAAAAGTAATTCTCTTTGGTCAGTAATTATTATTCATTCTTTATATAATTTGCTAGTGCTACTTTTCTACTAA
- a CDS encoding SMI1/KNR4 family protein, with protein MKINEFIQQFYERRPNDDRYDVATDEMIATYEQTIGFRLPVSFVEFLKKFSNGVFLLDCEPIGGVNKDSPNYIRKVNRIIPDIPDEVLIVETNELIESNRLISFTMFDAGDHSNNHWVFICEDNGPNHEYRVGFVSQIEPRIVKVLDNFEEWLTIFWKHNGEEVDRTYPVFYILIPSYDERMETLYDWFD; from the coding sequence ATGAAAATAAATGAATTTATTCAGCAATTTTATGAAAGACGTCCTAATGATGATAGGTATGATGTTGCTACAGATGAAATGATTGCAACATATGAACAAACAATTGGATTTCGTCTGCCAGTCTCATTTGTGGAATTTCTAAAGAAATTCTCAAACGGTGTATTTTTATTGGATTGTGAACCCATTGGAGGTGTTAATAAAGACTCGCCTAATTATATTCGTAAAGTCAATAGAATTATCCCTGACATTCCGGATGAAGTTCTAATTGTAGAAACTAATGAGTTGATAGAATCTAATCGCCTTATATCCTTCACTATGTTTGATGCTGGAGATCATTCGAACAATCACTGGGTATTCATATGCGAAGATAACGGTCCTAATCATGAATATAGGGTTGGGTTTGTTAGTCAGATAGAACCGAGGATTGTAAAGGTTTTAGACAATTTCGAAGAATGGTTAACTATATTTTGGAAACATAATGGTGAAGAGGTTGATAGGACATATCCTGTGTTCTACATACTCATCCCATCGTATGATGAGCGAATGGAGACACTATATGACTGGTTTGATTGA